In the genome of Candidatus Margulisiibacteriota bacterium, the window GATGATCTTGGGGCCGTGGTACTGGACCTTTTTAATGGTGTCCTTCAGCGGCACGCCGACGATCACGGCGCCGCAATCCCGGACCTCCTTGAGCGTATTGTTGATCAGGTCGGGCGTGACGGCCGGCCTGGCTCCGTCGTGGATCACCACGATCTGGGTTGCCTGGGGGACGGCGGCCAGTCCGTTGCGGACCGAATCCTGCCTTTCCCGGCCGCCCGGCACGATGGCGATGATCTTGTCGGCCTTGATCCTTTTAGCCAGCGGCAGCTGGTCCTCGGCCACGACCAGGATAATGCCGTTGATCGCCTTGGTCCGTTGGAAAACGTCGACCGTCCAGGCCAGCATCGGCTTACCGCCCAGCTTCAGGAACTGTTTCGGCTCCC includes:
- the ispD gene encoding 2-C-methyl-D-erythritol 4-phosphate cytidylyltransferase gives rise to the protein MKNVAIIVAGGKGKRMGEPKQFLKLGGKPMLAWTVDVFQRTKAINGIILVVAEDQLPLAKRIKADKIIAIVPGGRERQDSVRNGLAAVPQATQIVVIHDGARPAVTPDLINNTLKEVRDCGAVIVGVPLKDTIKKVQYHGPKIIESGTVDRSGLWAAQTPQTFTLPIIKKAYGQLRDNVTDDAMAVEKLGIKVKMVMGSYENLKVTTPEDLRIMAVILKGRSK